From Vigna angularis cultivar LongXiaoDou No.4 chromosome 11, ASM1680809v1, whole genome shotgun sequence:
aggtccttagtccataagttaacatgggcgacgtaagaacggactaacctcgagttgcagctgtttggtgtatcccagttactacatcactcgggtgcaaggacgcttgtaactacacaggttcatacagtccggacggtctgtcttatatatatatatatatattactatgtTATTCTATGTGAAGTTACATGCTGTGTGTGTGAATTGTATTGTTAAATGTATGTGTtgattgtatgaattaaattatataagcttaccctttcgtttttccttgtgttgtccatttgtctatgtacgttcgtcctgtcttgtaatgatcatctgtgtggatgtgagcagaaggcgaggccACCTTAGAGGATGTGATCGAAGAAGAGAACTTAATCGATGTTGAAGTTAAAGCGGAGcagtaggacgttcgtcctttttAAAGAGTTTAGATTTCGCTTTTgaattggacgttcggttattttattttgtaaaaccgttcgtcctgaaACTGTATTATTTTCGTTTCCTGTACATTGGTTCTGTActttaagccgttcggcttttgttCTTCGTTTTCTTAGTATAAAGACTGTTTATtatactgttaattgtaattgtTTCGGTGGAAACTTTTGGGACCGAGAAACTAACCTGTTGATGTGTCTGGGCCGCTTGCTTGCTTCCAAACTTTGTTATTGACCGATCGGTGTTGGCACAAACCGATCGGTCTTCTTCTTGACGAGGggggatgtacctgcaaaaggtactccgacgctcaagttaggcgtgtgatttgaagagccttggctcttggttgaatatttagtgaataaTGCACGAATGGAACCCACCTGGCCTTtggccctggctttgtatttataatttacctcatggatcctaagctgatacaagcccaataaaatataaacagaataagatataaacagattacctgaatatccggttggttgtttgtaaccactcggttaattttatactatacattatgccccccaagtccgagttaagcgattggctttagccgtggttaactataggactgatgagtttgagggaggctgcgtTGGCGGAACTGAAAGCGTTTTACCGCTCAACCTTCAATAGTAACCAAGCggaatttaccgctcggtcttcgacatttgtcgaaagggttttacctctcgatcttcgacattaaccgagcgggatttaccgctcgtccttcaacaggaaccgagaggaatttacctctcggtcttcgacatttgtcgagagggttttacctctcgaccttcgacagtaACTGAGCGGGATTTGTCGCTCGTCCTttaacaggaaccgagaggaatttacctctcggccttcgacatttgtcgagagggttttacctctcgaccttcgacagtaatcgagtgggatttaccgctcgtccttcaataggaacggagaggaatttacctctcggtcttcgacatttgtcgagagggttttacctctcgaccttcgacagtaaccgagcgggatttgtCGCTCGTCCTttaacaggaaccgagaggaatttacctctcggtcttcgacatttgtcgagagggttttacctctcgaccttcgacagtaatcgagtgggatttaccgctcgtccttcaacaggaacggagaggaatttacctctcggtcttcgacatttgtcgagagggttttacctctcttccgagggggatttaccgctcggtcttcgacctaggagtgcttcctagggaacgggctttaccgttcggctttgagagggttttacctctgctttgagctaggagtgtttcctagtgaacgagatttaccgttcgtctgagggttttacctctcttccaagggggatttaccgctcggtcttcgacctaggagtgcttcctagggaacgggctttaccgttcggctttgagagggttttaacTCTCTtctgagctaggagtgtttcctagtgaacgggatttaccgtttgTCGTTGAGAGGGGGCTTTCGTATTGACTAGGATATTCTTGATCGAAATTGGTAACCGATGATCGAGCGTGAATTGCTCGGTTTTATTCATTGCATAATGAAAGTTTAGTGAAATAACAAAAGGCTAAATCAAGAATTTAAACATGACATTAAATAGAGATTTGGATTCCTATCTTCAGTTTATAACTCCGCGAACCGATCGCTCACGATGGCGAGCAGGACTGCGACTATAGTCTCGCCTTCGTTTGTTCTTCCTATACGCTCGTTCGGGACTTCTTCTTGCTTCTTGTATGTATTTACGGAGGTGTCCTGCCCGAACGAGATGCTCTATTTCGTTTTTCAGCGTAATGCATTCTTCTGTAGTATGCCCCCGATTCTGATGGAAATGACAGCTCTTCCTTTCATCTGCGTATCTTGGAGATGGTTTCGTTTGGAGTGTGAGAAGTTCAGCGTTTAGAGCTTCTTCAAGAACTTTTGCCCTAGGCGTGTTTACGGGTGTAtagtgattaaatttaaatgttcgGGAAAGCTCCCCGCTTTTACCATTATTGTCGAACGGTCGTTTACCGTCCTTTCTACCTCTGCTTGCCTCAGTTTCTTGTTGTCGCTTTCTTTGTGAAATTCGCATGTCCTCCATGCGGATGAACTCGGCGATTCGTTCTTGGAGCTCCTCCATTGTTTTTGGCGGTCGTGCATACAATTTCTCAGCAAAGTACCCTGGTTTTAGACAGGAAGGCAAATTGGTGATAATAAAAGATTGACTTACCTCTTTAACTCGTCGTGCAGTTTCCatataccttttcataaaggccttcaaagtttctccCTTTTCCTGTTTAGTATTTACCAATTCCGCTAGCGTTACTTCCTGATTACGATTGGAGGCGTATTGCCTTTTAAAAAGGTTTTCCACAGTGGCGAAACAATCCACTGTGTTTGGGGGAAGAGTGTTATACCACTCTAATGCTTCGTCCTTGAGTGATAAGGAGAAGGCTCTGCACATAACCGGATCACTGTCCGTGTAGAACACCATTGCGTTGGTGAAAATCCTGAGATGATTGTCGGGATCTGTCGAGCCATCATACTTATCCAATATAGGAGGGTTCTTCTCTGGCATTGGAGTTTGCATGATGATCGCAGTAAAAGGGAGCAGACTGGAGGGCCGATCAGTTCGTAAGGGGGACGGTTCCCTTCTTTCCCGATCGTTCGGGTCAGTATGCCGAGATGGCTGCTGATTACGACTTCCAGCGTTATCATTGTGTTGGTTGTTACCCCGATCGGCTGTGGACTCTGAGTGTTGAGCTGACCGCTCGACACGAGCTCGTTCTGCTCTTAACATTGTAATTTCTTCTGCATGCCTTCGCTGCATCTCTTGTTGTGCGTGCGTTTGTGCTTGTATGGTTCTGGCTTGTGCCTGTATTTGCGCCTGCATCTGCGCTATCAAATCTCTGGTGTGTTGTTCTTcctccatgctcctcgtggtcaccatttgGGCTtgccgctcggccccacggtgggcgccaaaatgtttcggtagatatttttgggaccgagagactaacctgctgatgTGTCTGGGCCGCTTGCTTGCTTCCAAACTTTGTTATTGACCGATCGGTGTTGGCACAAACCGATCGGTCTTCTTCTTGACGAGGggggatgtacctgcaaaaggtactccgacgctcaagttaggcgtgtgatttgaagagcctcggctcttggttgaatatttagtgaataaTGCATGAATGGAACCCACCTGGCCTTtggccctggctttgtatttataatttacctcatggatcctaagctgatacaagcccaataaaatataaacagaataagatataaacagattacctgaatatccggttggttgtttgtaaccactcggttaattttatactatacagtaattaattctaatttatggtaattactgtattttgggatgttacaacattcaacaaaagaattttatatgacaaactataaaaaataaaaattttacaccgatattaaaaattcatccaatcaatagatttgaatttaaaatctatccataattaatatttcaaatatttatatagatatcagaattcgattattgaaaaatcgaattttcaactgtgttacttttataatttcttttttgaaatttttttcattttctttaaaataaaaataataataataatttttttttcaactttccaaaataataaaattatatatttaaaatatacttataactaaaaatttattttaaataagtttttataaaatcaatatttatatatttatatttaattaaaagatattaaatatcatgtaaattttgaaaattattaaacttgtaaaataaataaaagaaataagtaaaaagaacattaaaaatgaattaatttaatttgggactAGTCCCGTCCCAACCATACCGGGGATTGGAACTTTCAAAAAACCCGTAGGCTAGAAAATTGAGGCTTGATTTTAGAAGGAGTCACTGTCAACCCATGGATCAGAGGCTCAAATGACACCTCTATACATAGGAATGTAATGCAAATGTCAATTGGAGTGGTTCGTGCGAAAGAGTGTTAATGGCCGTCGCAATCCAGAAACTCAAAATCCCTTCTATTTTCTCTGTAATCGCCAAACTCTCATATTCGAGATCACCCCATAACAATCTTCATTATGATTCTTCTGTGGCCGACAACCTCGTCTCCGTCTTCACCCAACAACCCAACGCCGCCGGGCCCGAACTCAACCTCTTCGCTCCCATCCTCACGCCTCCCCTTGTCGAGTCCGTTCTCACGCGCCTCCCCACTTGGAAACTCGCCCTCTCCTTCTTCCAGTGGGCCTCCGATCAACACCAGTATGGCTACCGCCATAATTGTTACACCTACAATACCATCGCCTCTATCTTCTCCCGCTCCCGCCAAACCACCCATCTCAAAACGGTCGTCAAACAGCTCGTGGAGTCCGCTCCTTGTTCCTTCACGCCCGGTGCCTTGGGCTTCCTCATTCGGTGTTTGGGCGAAGTGGGCCTTGCGCAGGAGGCCCACCACCTGTTCGATGAAATGCGGGTGAAGGGTCTTTGCGTTCCCAATGTTTACTGCTACAACTGCTTGTTGGAGGCTCTGTCCAAGGCCGGGGAGGTTGATTTGGTGGAGGCTAGGTTGGAGGAGATGAAGGGGTTTGGATGGGAATTTGATAAGTTCACGCTGACGCCTGTCGTGCAAGCTTATTGCAAAGCTCGCAGGTTTGATCAGGCTCTGAGGGTTTATGATGGGATGAAGGAAAAGGGTTTGATTGATGCGCGTGTTTGCTCTGTGCTGGCATTGTCGTTTTCCAAGTGGGGGGATGTGGATAAAGCGTTTGAGTTGGTGGAGAGGATGGATGGACAGGGGGTGAGGCTAAGTGAGAAGACTTTCTCTGTTTTGATTCATGGGTTTGTCAAGGAGGATCGGGTTGATAGGGCCCTTCAGTTGTTTGAGAAAATGTGTCGGGTTGGCTTCACTCCTCCTGTTTCATTATTTGATGTTCTCATTGGAGGACTGTGTAAGAGTAATGATGCTCAGAGAGCTCTGAGCTTGCTTTCGGAGATGAAGCAGTTTGTGGTTGCCCCAGATATTGGAATCTTTACGAAGTTGATATCGGCTTTTCCAGACAGAAGTGTGATTACCAAGTTGCTGGAAGAGGTTCTGGAAGATAAAGAGGAGAAAATTCTCGTTTTGATTTACAATGCTGTTTTGACTTGTTATGTTAATGAGGGACAGGTGGATGAAGCCTGCCGCCTTCTTCAGATGATGATTCAGAGCAAATTCACTGATGTCGAGATGGATGATTTCTTCAAGGACAAGAGATTGGTTTTCCCAAATGCCGCTTCCTTTAGCATCGTGATTGATGGCTTACTCACAAATGGTCAGTTGGACCTCGCTCTAAGTCTTTTCAATGACCTTAAACAATTTGTTGGTAGGCCAAGCGTTTTGATTTACAACAATCTGATCAATGGTCTCTGCGATTCTGATAGATTGGACGAGAGCCGTGAGCTGTTGAGAGACATGAAAGAATCAGAAATTGAACCAACTCATTTCACTTACAACTCAATTTATGGATGCCTGTGTAAAAGAAAAGATGTCGTAGGAGCTATCGATATGTTGAAAGTGATGCGTGCTTGTGGGCATGAACCGTGGATAAAAAATTCCACCCTTCTTGTGAAAGAACTGTGTGATCGTGGCCGGGCTGTAGAAGCATGCGATTTTCTTGACAGCATGGTTCAGCTAGGTTTCCTTCCTGACATAGTTTCCTATTCTGCAGCAATGGGGGGTTTGATCAAGATTCAAGAAGTGGACCGAGCATTGAACTTGCTCAGGGATTTGTGTTCTCGTGGCCATTGTCCTGATGTGGTGGCTTTTAATATAGTGATCAGAGGGCTCTGCAAGGTCAACCGAGTTGCAGAAGCTGAAAAATTGTTGGATGAGATTTTTGTAAAGGGCCTCTGTCCCTCAGTTGTGACTTACAGTCTGCTTATAGATAGTTGGTGCAAAAGTGGTTCTGTTGATAGGGCGATGTCTCTTCTGTCGAAAATGTCTGAAGAAGACAGGGAGCCCAATGTCGTCACTTACTCAACTTTGGTGGATGGGTTTTGCAGAGAAGAAAGGCCTGATGATGCACTCTTGGTTTGGAAAGAGATGGAAAGAAAAGGTTGTTCTCCTAATCGAGTTGCTTTTATGGCACTTATTTATGGTCTTTGCATTTGCAAGAGGCCATCTGCTGCACTCCATTATTTACGCGAGATGGAACAGAAAGAAATGAAGCCCGACTCGTTCATTTATATTGCATTGCTCAGTGCTTTTCTGTCTGATATGGACTTGGCCTCTGCATTTGAGATTTTTAAGGAGATGGTTTATTCAGGATTTTTCCCAGAATCCCATGATAAAAGTTACCCCGTTGTGATGGATGCAATAGACAAATTTTCCAAGGATCACAGAACATCCTCTGGTATGAAAGTTTTAAGTGAAGAGGGCAAACTTCCTACGCATTGCTTGATAAACGTCGGATTATAAAGGTTAATCAAATTGTTTATGCCACTGCCAAAGGAATGTTACATCGGACAAGTAAAAATTGAAGCAtttgaaaagaaacaaatgtACACAAAAAGAAAGGTATGTGATGAGTCGATATTTTCTTCACTTAAAATGTCTggtatttttctgtttttactaattgtgcttaaattgaccagtaattcttattttaactaatttgaattatctgagctaattattttcgTTATTAGGAAAAGAAGCTTTGAAGTCCAGTAGCATCCAGAAGCACATGGCCCAACACGCAATGGGGGTGTCTAGGCTTGGAGCTGGAGGTGACGTCTAGCAAGAGGGAGCTCTCGGATCCAGCATTCCAGCTTGGAAGCACGGAGGTAAGCAAGTCCAGCTTGGGGGGAGAATAAGCAGCTACCGAGAGAAGCCACCACTCTCTGGTTTTTGGGGGGTTTTTCGTCCAGGAGGAGAGTAGCCACCACCGAAAGGGAGAGTAGAGTTGGAGAGATGGAAGGTTACGGGTGAGGGCTGGGGCACTAGCTGAAGCCGCCacttacatgttttttttagatGGAGCTTTCTTAATGTTTTGAAGGGGGCCTGGAATGGGAAGCACGGTTATGTGCTCCAGCCGCCACATTTactgagtttttttttctcttcctgAACGTTTGGATTTTGAGAGGAAAAATTGTGAACATTGTTACGGTTGAATGAAAAGCAtctacttt
This genomic window contains:
- the LOC108332585 gene encoding uncharacterized protein LOC108332585: MEEEQHTRDLIAQMQAQIQAQARTIQAQTHAQQEMQRRHAEEITMLRAERARVERSAQHSESTADRGNNQHNDNAGSRNQQPSRHTDPNDRERREPSPLRTDRPSSLLPFTAIIMQTPMPEKNPPILDKYDGSTDPDNHLRIFTNAMVFYTDSDPVMCRAFSLSLKDEALEWYNTLPPNTVDCFATVENLFKRQYASNRNQEVTLAELVNTKQEKGETLKAFMKRYMETARRVKEVSQSFIITNLPSCLKPGYFAEKLYARPPKTMEELQERIAEFIRMEDMRISQRKRQQETEASRGRKDGKRPFDNNGKSGELSRTFKFNHYTPVNTPRAKVLEEALNAELLTLQTKPSPRYADERKSCHFHQNRGHTTEECITLKNEIEHLVRAGHLRKYIQEARRSPERAYRKNKRRRDYSRSPARHRERSVRGVIN
- the LOC108322495 gene encoding putative pentatricopeptide repeat-containing protein At5g08310, mitochondrial, yielding MAVAIQKLKIPSIFSVIAKLSYSRSPHNNLHYDSSVADNLVSVFTQQPNAAGPELNLFAPILTPPLVESVLTRLPTWKLALSFFQWASDQHQYGYRHNCYTYNTIASIFSRSRQTTHLKTVVKQLVESAPCSFTPGALGFLIRCLGEVGLAQEAHHLFDEMRVKGLCVPNVYCYNCLLEALSKAGEVDLVEARLEEMKGFGWEFDKFTLTPVVQAYCKARRFDQALRVYDGMKEKGLIDARVCSVLALSFSKWGDVDKAFELVERMDGQGVRLSEKTFSVLIHGFVKEDRVDRALQLFEKMCRVGFTPPVSLFDVLIGGLCKSNDAQRALSLLSEMKQFVVAPDIGIFTKLISAFPDRSVITKLLEEVLEDKEEKILVLIYNAVLTCYVNEGQVDEACRLLQMMIQSKFTDVEMDDFFKDKRLVFPNAASFSIVIDGLLTNGQLDLALSLFNDLKQFVGRPSVLIYNNLINGLCDSDRLDESRELLRDMKESEIEPTHFTYNSIYGCLCKRKDVVGAIDMLKVMRACGHEPWIKNSTLLVKELCDRGRAVEACDFLDSMVQLGFLPDIVSYSAAMGGLIKIQEVDRALNLLRDLCSRGHCPDVVAFNIVIRGLCKVNRVAEAEKLLDEIFVKGLCPSVVTYSLLIDSWCKSGSVDRAMSLLSKMSEEDREPNVVTYSTLVDGFCREERPDDALLVWKEMERKGCSPNRVAFMALIYGLCICKRPSAALHYLREMEQKEMKPDSFIYIALLSAFLSDMDLASAFEIFKEMVYSGFFPESHDKSYPVVMDAIDKFSKDHRTSSGMKVLSEEGKLPTHCLINVGL